One segment of Streptomyces sp. NA02950 DNA contains the following:
- a CDS encoding ATP-binding cassette domain-containing protein, with translation MDAVRRAEAALEAVDLVKTYPGGRSKPPVKALRGLSFRAAKGTVFGLLGPNGAGKSTTVKILSTLSVADSGSARVAGIDVAAKPDRVRRAIGFVAQKPGTDPMQTATENLLLAGRVHGMSRRQATARARELIDRFGLTDAANRPVNTYSGGMARKLDVALGLMHRPQVLFLDEPTTGLDPQARSEMWQEIARMAGDEQMTVLLTTHYLEEADHLADRLAIVDHGTVVSEGTPEELKSGLRGDTVHVELAQTDSRAPAVLRRVPELREITMDGCTVRGRTDDGARALPPVLAALEGAGIAVTSATLARPSLDDVYLQHTGHSLDAAGDEDPKTLEAAK, from the coding sequence ATGGATGCTGTCCGGCGAGCGGAAGCGGCTTTGGAAGCCGTTGATCTGGTCAAGACCTACCCGGGAGGCAGGAGCAAACCCCCGGTCAAAGCGTTGCGGGGGCTGAGCTTCCGCGCCGCGAAGGGGACCGTCTTCGGACTGCTCGGCCCGAACGGGGCAGGCAAATCGACCACGGTGAAGATTCTCTCCACGCTGTCGGTGGCCGACTCGGGATCGGCGCGCGTCGCCGGTATCGACGTTGCGGCGAAGCCGGACCGGGTGCGCCGGGCGATCGGATTCGTGGCCCAGAAGCCTGGCACGGACCCGATGCAGACCGCGACCGAGAACCTGTTGCTCGCGGGCCGCGTCCACGGGATGTCCCGTCGTCAGGCCACGGCGCGGGCGCGGGAGCTCATCGACAGGTTCGGCCTGACCGACGCCGCGAACCGGCCGGTCAACACCTACTCCGGTGGCATGGCGCGCAAGCTGGACGTTGCGCTGGGGCTGATGCACCGCCCGCAGGTGCTGTTCCTCGACGAGCCGACCACGGGTCTGGACCCCCAGGCTCGGAGCGAGATGTGGCAGGAGATCGCCAGGATGGCCGGGGACGAGCAGATGACGGTGCTGCTCACCACGCACTACCTCGAGGAGGCCGACCACCTCGCCGACCGGCTCGCGATCGTCGACCACGGCACCGTCGTCTCTGAAGGCACTCCGGAGGAACTCAAGAGCGGCCTGCGCGGCGACACGGTGCATGTCGAGCTCGCCCAGACCGACAGCAGAGCACCCGCGGTGCTGCGACGGGTCCCGGAGCTGCGCGAGATCACCATGGACGGGTGCACGGTCCGCGGCCGCACCGACGACGGCGCCCGCGCGTTGCCGCCCGTGCTGGCCGCACTCGAAGGCGCGGGCATCGCCGTGACCTCCGCGACGCTTGCCCGCCCTTCACTCGACGACGTCTACCTCCAGCACACCGGCCACAGCCTTGACGCGGCCGGTGACGAGGACCCGAAGACCCTGGAGGCGGCGAAGTGA
- a CDS encoding serine protease — translation MRRHRTAAGILLAVGALLTSGLLHAGAANAASPESASGPSAAAHTASTAEQHTSRTFWTAERMRAATPLDLLLTPRAAKSLKTPKTGGRSTTVEPTAAPASFPQAGGPWTGSGAVVTTSGRVFFTFQGRTASCTGNAVTSQNASTVITAGHCVKYQGSWHTNWIFVPAYNNGDAPYGQWPAAKTLTTPQWEASEDINNDVGAAIVAPLNGQRLTSVVGAQGIQFNGGYNKQMYSFGFPAASPYDGTKLIYCSGNSSKDFLLTQDHGLACNMTGGSSGGPWLTGFNEATGTGLQVSVNSFGYTFWPNQMFGPYFGDVAKALYDQAQTS, via the coding sequence GTGAGACGCCATCGCACTGCCGCGGGCATTCTGCTGGCCGTTGGAGCCCTGCTCACCAGCGGTCTCCTCCATGCCGGCGCGGCCAACGCGGCATCCCCCGAATCGGCCTCCGGGCCGTCGGCAGCGGCCCACACCGCCTCGACCGCCGAACAGCACACGTCCCGCACCTTCTGGACCGCCGAGCGGATGCGCGCGGCCACCCCGCTCGATCTGCTGCTGACCCCGCGGGCCGCCAAGAGCCTGAAGACCCCCAAGACCGGCGGACGGTCGACGACCGTCGAACCCACCGCCGCCCCCGCCTCCTTCCCGCAGGCCGGTGGCCCATGGACCGGCAGCGGGGCCGTCGTCACCACCTCGGGCCGGGTGTTCTTCACGTTCCAGGGGCGTACCGCTTCCTGTACCGGCAACGCCGTGACGAGCCAGAACGCCAGCACCGTCATCACCGCCGGACACTGTGTGAAGTACCAGGGCAGCTGGCACACCAACTGGATCTTCGTGCCCGCCTACAACAACGGCGACGCCCCGTACGGCCAGTGGCCGGCGGCCAAGACACTCACCACCCCGCAGTGGGAAGCGAGTGAGGACATCAACAACGACGTCGGCGCCGCGATCGTCGCCCCACTGAACGGCCAGAGGCTCACCTCAGTCGTCGGTGCGCAGGGTATCCAGTTCAACGGCGGCTACAACAAGCAGATGTACTCCTTCGGCTTCCCGGCCGCCTCGCCGTACGACGGCACGAAGCTCATCTATTGCAGCGGCAACAGCTCGAAGGACTTCCTCCTCACCCAGGACCACGGCCTCGCCTGCAACATGACGGGCGGTTCCAGTGGCGGCCCCTGGCTCACCGGCTTCAACGAAGCCACCGGCACCGGGCTACAGGTCTCCGTGAACAGCTTCGGCTACACGTTCTGGCCGAACCAGATGTTCGGCCCGTACTTCGGTGACGTGGCGAAGGCCCTCTACGACCAGGCCCAGACCTCCTAG
- a CDS encoding amidase domain-containing protein, with amino-acid sequence MSHTRRRATILTAAAASVVAGAALLPNWSAGASTTTEPEVDAKTKATFQRLADAVFTDRTNALVDRPGKKKGPLTDGFSGKVALSSGSARTEDSALGQLGDRKDRLAKYGEKYSSGDTSVTLERARVSGRKAVVTVTETTKLVYAKVRGDEPKTTGFQAHHKLTFRADKHGDWRLTDIRETDDGYLAVNQPVKPKVAAVATDDTMPSAPRAATTRPAPAKPKDFSASGYDYKAMAAYAEKYWSNYNPAYPNFNGHGAGGDCTNFVSQSLKAGGWKHVPGYVYDYTKWFGNADIQSDSFVGVNEWSWFALNSKRVTSLANVYQMDVGDVLQADFDKDGSKDHTMIVTYRSPQGVPYLTYHSTNTYRRSVASIIASYPNAAYYAYRT; translated from the coding sequence TTGAGCCACACGCGGCGCCGGGCCACGATACTCACGGCGGCTGCCGCCTCGGTCGTCGCGGGAGCCGCCCTGCTGCCCAACTGGAGCGCGGGCGCGTCCACCACGACCGAGCCCGAGGTGGACGCCAAGACGAAGGCCACGTTCCAGCGGCTGGCCGACGCGGTCTTCACCGACCGCACCAACGCGCTGGTCGACAGGCCGGGCAAGAAGAAGGGACCGCTGACCGACGGCTTCTCCGGCAAGGTCGCGCTCTCCTCCGGGAGCGCTCGCACCGAGGACAGCGCCCTGGGCCAGCTCGGCGACCGCAAGGACCGACTCGCGAAGTACGGCGAGAAGTACAGCTCGGGCGATACCTCCGTCACCCTGGAACGCGCCCGGGTCAGCGGCCGCAAGGCCGTCGTCACGGTAACCGAGACCACGAAGCTGGTGTACGCGAAGGTCCGCGGCGACGAGCCGAAGACGACCGGGTTCCAGGCGCACCACAAGCTGACCTTCCGGGCCGACAAGCACGGTGACTGGCGGCTGACCGACATCCGCGAGACCGACGACGGCTACCTGGCGGTCAACCAGCCCGTCAAGCCCAAGGTCGCCGCCGTCGCCACCGACGACACCATGCCCTCGGCCCCCCGCGCCGCGACCACCCGGCCCGCGCCCGCCAAGCCGAAGGACTTCTCTGCCAGCGGCTACGACTACAAGGCGATGGCCGCCTACGCGGAGAAGTACTGGAGCAACTACAACCCTGCCTACCCGAACTTCAACGGGCACGGCGCGGGCGGCGATTGCACCAACTTCGTCAGCCAGTCCCTCAAGGCGGGCGGCTGGAAGCACGTGCCCGGCTATGTGTATGACTACACCAAGTGGTTCGGCAACGCCGACATCCAGTCGGACTCGTTCGTCGGTGTCAACGAGTGGTCCTGGTTCGCGCTGAACTCCAAGCGCGTCACCAGCCTCGCCAACGTCTACCAGATGGATGTCGGTGATGTGCTCCAGGCGGACTTCGACAAGGACGGGTCCAAGGACCACACCATGATCGTCACGTACCGCAGCCCGCAGGGTGTGCCGTACCTGACGTACCACTCCACCAACACCTACCGCCGGTCGGTGGCGAGCATCATCGCGTCGTACCCGAACGCCGCGTACTACGCCTACCGCACCTGA